In Spirochaeta isovalerica, the genomic window TTCATATGATGTGTCTTATGGTTTGTTGATTGATATAAGTCCAGAAGCACAACATACAACAAACAGTCCTTACAATTTAGTGATTAATTGGAATCCCGTTTCTGGATTAGAAGTGGATGAGTTAGAGTTTAAAATACTACATCTTGTTGGATCATCTAGTTTAATAGGAAGTGATATCGATACTATTTCTAAAATTAATGCTCTTAGTCCAACACTTGTTTCTGATTGGGCAACGTATACTGCACTAACTTACACTGATAGTAATATCGGTGCTTCAGATTCAGTAAATGATTGGGTTATTATTCTTGGAAGAGCATCGTCAAATAGTCAATCATTTATATACGCCAGAACTCAAATTTGGGATAACTCTATCTAGATAAGGAAAAAACATGTGAAAAAATCGTTCTTTATTCATTTATACTTATTCATCTCTTTGATCTTGTTAACCGCCCAATCCAACGAAACTCTCGACAACTACCTCAACAGGGAAAAAGCCGATTTCGCCACTACAATCCTTCTCATCTATCAGGCGGCGGGAGTTCTGGGTGATGAAGCCACAGGGCAGATTGCCATGGAGTATCTCGGCGAAACCCCGATCGGGAAAAGATATATCGAACAGGATGGCGATGCTCCCATCGAATACAGGCAGTACGCCCATATTGTAATGGATGCTATGGATCTGCCAGGAGGATTATTATACTCCATCACCTGGCTTCCCCGCTATGCGGCCAGAGAATTGACCTACCGGCGATGGATGCCGGGCAAACCGCTTCCCGGTGCAGAGCTGACTCCCTGGGAAGTTATGACTTCCCTTTCCCAGATTCTGGCGTGGACGGAGGATAACCGATGAAGAAACTCTTAATTATTGCAACTGCTTTTTCTCTTTTCACCGGTTCTCTCAGTGCCGTTGATTTCGACTGGGGCGGCGTTCTTCAGAACTCGACTGACGGTTCGAGCATTAATGACCTGCATGTTACTGAGGTGGTCAGCCTTTCTCTCTGGGGGGAGCTTCAGGTCTCTCCTATGCTGAATTTTAAAGCATCGGGCGGTTATCGCTTCAAATACGACGGCAGCGCCGATGAGCCTGTCGATCATATTCCCGAATTCGGTGCCCTTTACGGTTACGGTTCCAATAGTCTTATAAACTGGAAAGCGGGTCGTTTTTCCATAAGCGATATGAATAAAAACCTGTTCAGCACCTTATGGGACGGGGCGCAGTTCGGTCTCCGTACAGATAAATTCCGAATTGAGTCGGGTATCGGTTTTACCAGGCTCATTTTTAATGATAACAGTAATATTCAGATGACTGCACTCGATGTTGAACTGGCCGGTTCGGGAAACTTTCTGGCCTCTCCCAGAATGGCTGAGTACGTGGAAGCGGCTTTCTATATTCTTCCCGGCGACGGGGCACTGACTGCGGCTTTTCTGGCTCAGCAGGATTTCAGGGGCATTTTCAGCCCCGACATTCTGACAACGGGTGATGGTCTTCTACATTCCTTCTATCTCAATGTGGGGTTGAAAGGGCGAATCGGCTCTATGCTCTTCTATAATTTATACGGGACCGGCGAAGCGGGAATCTATAATATGGCTGAAGATGATGCTTCGCTCACTCTTCTGGCCGGAGCGGCAGGGCTGAAACTGACTCTACCGCTGAATGTTTTCCTCAAACCACTTATTACAACGGATCTTTTCTATGCTTCCGGCGGAACCTGGGAGGAAAGAGGGGATTATGAAGGATCGGATATCGATCCGGCAGGAGACACGCTCAACCGCTATACATCTTTCTCCATGAATAATGTCGGTTATGTTTACAGCATCGGTCGGGGGAATCTGTTCTATGGCGATGTCAAAGTTGCCATTACTCCCTTATCATTTCTCTCCGTCTCACTGGGAAGCCTGACGCTTTTCAGGTCTGTTGACGGTCCGGTTTCCGCTCTTCCTGTAACGGAAGCCAATGCGTCCTCTTCTCTTTTCCTGGGTGAGGAGATAACCCTTGCCGTTAATATCAAACCCCTGTCCGATCTGGGATTCCAGGTGAAGGGGGGGGTATTCATTCCCAATGAAAATGTTGTGGATAATGGAGTCCAATACAAATTCGGCGGCTATTTCTCTCTGAGTTTCTAGGCGCTGAAGGAGGTTTATTTTGAAAAAGACGATTTTTGCTTTAATTCTAATATTTGCCCTGTCCCTCTGCCTTGCGGCTCAGGAAGTGACGGTCCGGGAAGTGAGCGGGCGGGTCGAAATCCAGCTTGCCGGCCAGAGTTGGAAAACGCTTTCCAAAGGGGATGTGGTCCCCGTCGCGGCGACCATTTCCACAGGATTCCAGTCCCGGGCTGTTCTGCTTTCGCCCCGTGCTACGATTGTGGTACAGCCGCTGACCAGGCTGACGATTGATCAGCTTCAGGATGAGGGGGCCAGTAATCAGACCAGTCTATCTCTTCGAACGGGTAGGATAACAGCCGCCGTTAAGAAGAATGAAACGGAGCCGACTAGGTTCCAGGTAAGGAGTCCCATTGCCACGGCGGCTGTCAGGGGAACCGAGTTTACTTTCAACGGTTTTCAGCTTCAGGTTACCGACGGCCTGGTAGCATTCAGCAGCGACGGAGGGCGGATCGTTACCGTTCCGGTAGGGGCTTCTTCGGAAATGCAGGACGGCGGTATTCCCCAGGAAGTTGTGGATGCTATTGTCGAAGCTGTTTCTGTCGACCCTTCCGCCGCCATCGATACGATTATCCCTTTGCTTGATAATCTGGGATTCATCGACTTCAGCATTGATGACCTGATTGTTACTATCCAGTAATAGATATTATGATTTCAAATAGCCTCTGCGGAAAAACCGCAGAGGCTATTTTTTTCACTATTCAAAAATAAATAGTTTACTCTTGTAATATGAACAAAGCGGATTTAAGCTGATATACGGGATCACTCACATATGTATGATAATAAGATAATAAGCTGACGAATTGCGTTGATTTGGCAATACACATGTATTGGACATGATTTACATACAAAGGAGTGTTTAGTGAAAATTAAAAAAGTGTTAATGGTTTTACTTGCAAGTCTCTTTGTTCTCTCGGGTTGTCAGAATCCGATAGATCTCGAACCGCCGGAGGGAACATCCGCTCTGGTCATCA contains:
- a CDS encoding FecR family protein — encoded protein: MKKTIFALILIFALSLCLAAQEVTVREVSGRVEIQLAGQSWKTLSKGDVVPVAATISTGFQSRAVLLSPRATIVVQPLTRLTIDQLQDEGASNQTSLSLRTGRITAAVKKNETEPTRFQVRSPIATAAVRGTEFTFNGFQLQVTDGLVAFSSDGGRIVTVPVGASSEMQDGGIPQEVVDAIVEAVSVDPSAAIDTIIPLLDNLGFIDFSIDDLIVTIQ